In Chitinophaga oryzae, the sequence TAATTGGCGTCCACCTTGGCCAGGAAATGCCGCTCATGATATTCCAAAGCGAACGTCCCTGGGACCTGACAGAGGGACACCTGGTTCCCGCCGGAGCGTCGCAGGAGTTACGGGACGGTATCCTTCACTTTCAGCGCACCTACGCCTCCCACGTGGCGGTACATATGCTGGACCCGCAGACCATTACTCACGGCCTAAACGACTCTCCCACAGGCATGCTGGCCTGGATACTGCAGCGCTGGAAAAAATGGAGCGACCCTCACCAGGATTTTGAAACGGTGTTTTCCAAAGACGACATCATCACCTTTGCCATGATTTACTGGGTGAACCAATCCATCGGCAGCTCTATCCGTGCGTACTCCAACGCCAGCCGGTACCCGTGGAAACCTTCGCATAACCGGCAGCCGGCAGTAGAAGCGCCCACCGGTTTCACTTTCCTGACAGGCGACGCCTATCCTCCCCTGGCAACGGCAGACAACCGCGTGGATATTTTTAAAAACGGGCCCCTTGCCAGCCAGTTTAATACCGTATATGCGAAAGCGTTTGAAAAAGGCGGTCACTTCGGCCCCTGGGAAAACCCGGAGGCCTTTATTGAAGGCATCCGCGATACGTTCCGGATACTAAAATAAGCCCTCCCCCGAAAACAAAGAGGTCCT encodes:
- a CDS encoding epoxide hydrolase family protein, with protein sequence MSATLVPFKVAVPEEVLADLQDRLRSTRWAEDLNNDDSYYGISTAYLKDIADHWLHTYDWKKAEAKLNAFQQYKVTIDGQPVHFIYEKGKGPNPTPIILSHGWPWTYWHWSKIIPALTDPAAHGGDPDQSFDVIIPSLPGFGFSTPLKDGEMNFWKMAEIWHRLMTEVLGYKKYAASGSDYGMLVTAQLGHKYAGELIGVHLGQEMPLMIFQSERPWDLTEGHLVPAGASQELRDGILHFQRTYASHVAVHMLDPQTITHGLNDSPTGMLAWILQRWKKWSDPHQDFETVFSKDDIITFAMIYWVNQSIGSSIRAYSNASRYPWKPSHNRQPAVEAPTGFTFLTGDAYPPLATADNRVDIFKNGPLASQFNTVYAKAFEKGGHFGPWENPEAFIEGIRDTFRILK